Below is a genomic region from Pseudomonas berkeleyensis.
GGCGTCGGTGTATGTTCCGCGCTCAGCCTTTGCAGGTACTGCCCGATGTCCCGACCGGATCACATCCTCATCGTCGATGACGACCCCGAGATTCGTCAGTTGCTCGCCACCTACCTGAGCGAGGCCGGCTACCAGACCTCGGTGGCCAGTCAGGGGGCGGAGATGCGCAAGCGTCTGGAAGAGCAATTGATCGACCTGGTGGTACTCGACCTGATGCTGCCCGGCGAGGACGGCCTCACCCTGTGCCGCGAGCTGCGTGTACGCAGCAATATTCCGGTGATCATGCTCACCGCGCGCGGCACCCTGGTCGACCGCATCGTCGGCCTGGAAATGGGCGCCGACGACTACCTGGCCAAACCTTTCGACCCGCGCGAGCTGCTGGCACGGATCAAGGTGGTGCTGCGCCGCACGCAGAGCTTCCCGGATCGCGCCCGCCTCGATGAAGCCACCAGCCTGCGTTTCGCCGGCTGGCGCCTGGATACCGCCACGCGCCAGCTGCGCTCGCCCGCCGGGCTGGTGATCAGCCTTGGCAACTCCGACTACCGCGTGCTGCGCCTGCTGCTGCAACACCCCAACCGCCCGCTGAGCCGCGACTTTCTGCTCGGCCACGCCTTCGACAAGGAACGCGCGCCGTTCGACCGCAGCATCGACGTGTGCATCAGCCGCCTGCGTCAGCATCTGGAAGACGACCCGCGTGCGCCCAGGCTGATCCGCACCGTGCGCAACGAGGGCTATGCCCTGACCGTCGAAGAGGTACAGCAGGCGTGAAGCGGCTCTGGCCCGATTCGCTGTTCGGCCGTCTGGTGCTGATTCTGGTGGCCGGTCTGTTCGCCGCGCAGATTCTCACCAGCAGCATCTGGTACGAGATGCGCCACGGCCAGGTACTGGAGATACCCACGCGCCTGCTGGCCACGCGCCTGGCCGACCTGATCCTGCTCGACCGCCGTGATCCGGCCCTGGCGGTGCCCCTGATCGAGGCGCTGCAAGGGCCGGACTTGCGCCTGCTGGAAGCAGCACCGCCCGCCAGGCAACTGGACGAAGCCGACCGCAACCGCGAGGCACTGCTGCGCCAGGTGATCGCCGAACGCACCGGCAGCACGCCAACCCTGCGCCTGCTGGCGCTCGACGTGCTCGACCCGGACGGCCACCCCGCCAGCCTGCCGGTGCTGTTTGGCACGACGCCAGCCAGTGGCCGTTTCCAGGTCGAACTGCAGTTGCCCAGCGGCCCCGTGCTGTATCTGGAAGCCATCGAGGAACAGGGCTGGACGAGCGCCTCGACCCTGTCGTTGCTGCTCGACTACCTGACCCGCATCTACCTGCTGCGCATCATCGTCGTGGTACTCATCGCCCTGCTCGCGGTGCGCCTGGTGCTGCGCCCACTGCAACGCATGACCGGCGCCGCCGAAGCCCTCGGCCAGGATATTCACCGCCCGCCCCTGCCGGTCGACGGGCCGCGCGAAGTACGCCAGGCCGCGCAGGCGTTCAATGCCATGCAGCGCCGGCTGATCGACAGCATCGCCGAGCGCACGCGCTTCTTCGCCGCCGTCTCGCATGATTTGCGCACGCCGATCACCCGTCTGCGCCTGCGTGCTGAACTGCTCGCCGACGAAGCCACCCGCCAGCGCTTTCGCGACGACCTGCAACGGATGGAGGAGATGGTCTCGGCCAGCCTCGACTTCCTGCGCAGCGGCGAGCTGGATGACGCCCGCGAACCGGTGGATATGAACGCCTTGCTACAGGGCCTGCAGGCGGACTTTCACGACCTGGGGGCGCAGGTCGAAATCCACGGCAACGCTCGACCGCTGGTGGCGCATGCCAGTGGCCTGCACCGCTGCCTGCAGAACCTGCTGGAGAATGCCGTGCGGCATGCCGGCGGGTTGATCGAAATCCAGCTCGAAGACAGTGCCGAACAACTGCGCATCGGCATTGCCGACCGTGGGCCGGGCATCGACGAGGCGCTGCTGGAGCGCGTCATGGAGCCCTTCTACCGCCAGGACGAAGCGCGCAGCGAGAGTGCCGGTGGTTACGGCCTGGGACTGAGCATCGCCCGGCAGATCGCCAGCGCCCACGGCGGCAGCCTCACCTTGCAACCCCGCACGGGTGGCGGGCTGCTGGCAGTGCTCGACCTTCCTCGTCGGGGTTGAGCGTCGTCGGGTGCGCTGTGCGTGTTGCCTGACAACAGAGTTTTCCTCGGTGCGCACGGCGCACCCTACAGCTCGTGCCCACCGAGCCATGTGCACACTGGCCACCCCGGATTACATCCGAGCTACATACCCGTAGGGTGCGCTGTGCGCACCGCCTGACGACAGCGTTCTCCCCGGTGCGCATGGCGCACCCTACAGCTCGTGCACGCCGAGCCATCTGCACACTGGCCACCCCGGATTGCATCCGGGCTACACCGTAGGGTGCGCCGCGCGCACCGCCTGACGACAGCGTTCTCCCCGGTGCACATGGAGCACCCTACAGCTCGTGCCTGCCGAACCATCTGCACGCAGCCCACCCCGGATTGCATCCGGGCTACACCGTAGGGTGCGCTGCGCGCACCGCCTGACGACAGCGTTCACCCGGTGCGCACAGCGCACCCTACGGGCTCGCTCCTCCACGTCATTTGCGTGCAAGCCGTTCTGGATTGCGTCGCGAATAGGAGCGTCGCTGCCACCCGTCTTTTATTTCCCTTCAGGATAAAAAAATTCCTAACAGGCATGGACAGAGCACCTTCATTCACTTATAAAAATCACCAACACGAAAAATAGATTCGTCACAGTAATTTTTATTCACAGACGAACATCTCTTTTATCCATGAAGATTTTCCTGCCGCCGACCCCAGCAGAGGATTCGCCATGCAGCACGCCAAGCACCCGTTCGTGATCAAGATCAGTTGCCCGGCCACATCGGGCATCGTCGCCGCCGTAACGTCCTTCCTTGCCGACCATGGTTGCTACATCAGCGAGATGGCGCAGTTCGATGACGAGGTCAGCGGCTCTTTCTTCATGCGTGCGGTTTTCCGTTTCAACAGTGGCTTTGCCGGCGATATCCAGCTGATTCAGGACGGCTTCGTCGATGTCGCTGAACGCTTCGAGATGACCTGGGAGCTGCACGACACCACCGAGCCGATGCGTGTGCTGCTGATGGTCAGCAAGTACGACCATTGCCTGGCCGACCTGCTCTATCGCCACCAGAAGGGCGAGTTGCAGATGAAGATCACCGCCATCGTTTCCAACCACCTCGACCTGCGGCCGATGGCCGAGCGCGAGGGCATCCGCTTCATCTACCTGCCGGTGACCAAGGACACCAAGGCCCAGCAGGAAGCCGAGTTGCTGAAGATCGTCGACGAGACCAAGACCGATCTGGTGGTGCTGGCGCGCTACATGCAGATCCTCTCCGACGACCTGTGCAAGCAACTGTCCGGCCGCGCCATCAACATTCACCACTCGTTCCTGCCTGGGTTCAAGGGCGCCAAGCCCTATCACCAGGCCTTCGATCGCGGCGTGAAGCTGATCGGCGCCACTGCGCACTACGTCACCTCGGATCTCGACGAAGGCCCGATCATCGAGCAGGAAGTGCAACGCGTGGATCACAACTACACCCCCGACGCGCTGGTCGCGGTGGGCCGTGACACCGAAACCGTGGCCCTGTCCAAGGCAGTCAAGTACCACCTCGAGCACCGCGTGTTCCTCAATCACGACAAGACGGTGATCTTCCGATGAGCAGCAAGCTGATCGACGGCAAGGCCGCCTCCGCCCGCGTGCTCGCCGAAGTCGCCGCCGACGTGGCCGTACTCAAGGGTGCAGGCATCGAGCCGGCGCTGGCCGTGGTGCTGGTCGGTGACGACCCGGCCAGCCACGTCTACGTGCGCAACAAGGTGCTGCGCGCCAACGAAGTGGGCATCCGCTCGCTGGAATATCGCCTGGGCGCCGACGCCAGCGCCGAGGCCGTGCTGGAAGTGGTGGCCGGGCTCAATGCCGACGCATCGGTCAACGGCATCCTGGTGCAACTGCCGCTGCCGGCGCACATCGATGAAACCCGCGTGCTGCAGGCCATCGACCCGGCCAAGGACGTCGACGGTTTCCACAGCGAGAACGTCGGCGGCCTCAGCCAGGGCCGCCCGGTGCTCACGCCCTGCACGCCGGCCGGCTGCATGCGTCTGCTGCGCGACACCCTCGGCGACCTGTCCGGCAAACACGCCGTGGTGGTCGGCCGCTCGAACATCGTCGGCAAGCCGATGGCGGCGCTGCTGCTGGCCGCCAACTGCAGCGTCACGGTGCTGCATTCGCGCAGCGTCAAGCCGGAGAAGCTCTGTGGCCAGGCTGACATCGTCGTCGCCGCCGTCGGTCGGCCTCGAATGATCGGCGCCGACTGGATCAAACCCGGTGCGGTGGTGATCGACGTCGGCATCAACCGCATCGACGAGGACGGCCGCTCGCGTCTGGTCGGCGATGTCGACTTCGACGCCGTGCTGCCGGTGGCCTCGGCCATCACCCCGGTGCCCGGTGGCGTCGGCCCGATGACCATCGCCCTGCTGATGCAGAACACTGTCACCGCCGCCCGCCAGCAACATGGCCTGACGGCCCAGGAGTAACCGCAATGCCCCTTGCCCTGCTCAAGTACGGCCTATCCTCGGAATACCCCGTGGAGGTCGACCTGCCTGCGCCGAAGGAACTCAAGCCGGCGTACGACGTGGTCATCATCGGTGGTGGCGGCCATGGCCTGGCCACCGCCTATTACCTGGCCAAGTACCACGGCGTAACCAACGTCGCGGTGCTGGAGAAGTCCTACCTCGGCGGTGGCAACACCGCGCGCAACACGGCGGTGATCCGCTCCAACTACCTCACCAGCGAAGGCGTGCGCTTCTATGCCGAGTCGGTGCGGATGTTCAAGGACCTGTCCAACGAGTTCGACTTCAACATCATGTATTCCGAGCGCGGCCAGCTCACCCTGGCGCACACCGACGCCACCGTGCGTGCCTTCCGCCAGCGCGCCGAGGTGAACAAGCACTTCGGTGGCCGCACCGAGATGATCGACCGCCAGCAGATCCACGAACTGGTACCGACGCTCAACCTCGACCCCGGTCATATCCCGGTGCTCGCCGGGCTCTGGCACATCGACGGCGCCACCGCGCGCCACGACGCCGTAGCCTGGGGCTACGCCAAGCAGGCGGCCAAGCGCGGCGTGGAAATCCACCAGCTCACCGAGGTGCAGGACTTCGTCGTCGAGAATGGCAAGGTCACGGCGCTGAAGACCAACCGTGGCACCGTGCGCTGCGGCTGCGTGGTGCAGGCAGTGGCCGGCGCCAGCTCGCTGCTGATGAACAAGCTGGGGATCAAGGCGCCGATCCATACCTACCCACTGCAGGCCATGGTCACCCAGCCGTTCAAGCCGTTCCTCGATCCGCTGGTGAGCTCCTCGGCGCTGCACTGCTACGTGCAGCAGACCAGCCGTGGCGAAATCGTCTTCGGTGGCGGCTCCGACCCCTACCCGCTGTACAACACGCGCTCGACTCTCGACTTGAAGGAAAGCCTGCTGGCCCACGCCATCGAGATGTTCCCGTTCATGGCCGGTGCCAAGCTGATGCGTCAGTGGGCCGGCAGCACCGACATGACCCCGGACTACAGCCCGATCATGGGTCACTCGCCGCTGACCAACTACTACCTCGACGCCGGCTGGGGCACCTGGGGCTTCAAGGCCACGCCGATCTGCGGCAAGACCATGGCCGAGCTGGTCGCCAGCGGCGGCAAGGTGCCGGAGCTGATCAAACCCTTCGCCCTCGAGCGCTTCTCGACCTTCCGCCAGGTCAACGAGATGGGCGCCACGGCTGCCAGTCACTGAGGTTCGCACCATGAAGATCATGCCCTGCCCGCTCAACGGGCCTCGCAACATCAACGAATTCACCTACGGCGGCGAACTCAAGCGCATGCCCGATCCGAACACCTGCACGGACGCCGAATGGGCCGACTACGTGTTCAACAGCGAGAACATCGCCGGCGTCGTCACCGAGTGGTGGATGCACAACGCCTCCAGCTACTGGTTCCTGGCCGAACGCCACACCGTCAGCGATGAGATCCTGCGCACCTTCGACCCCAAGGAGCTGTTCGACCGTCGCGTCGACTTCGCCGCGCCTGCCAGCAAACCCCAGGAGGTAAGCGCATGAGCGCCGATATCCGCCTGCCAGCCCCGCTGGGCCTGCTGATCGACCGCAACCGCCCCGTCAGCTTCGACTTCGAGGGCACCACCTACCAGGGTCTGGCCGGCGACAGCATCGCCAGCGCCCTGCTGGCCAACCAGCGCTGGCTGCTGTCGCGCTCGTTCAAGTACCACCGCCCGCGCGGCCCGCTGTCGATGGCCGGGCAGGACGCCAACACCCTGGTGCAACTACCGGACGAGCCCAACGTGCTGGCCGATATGCAGCCGCTGTCTGGCGGTCTGCAAGTCACCGCGCAGAACTACAACGGCAGCCTGGACAAGGATCGCGACGCCCTGCTCGGGCACTTCTCCAAGTTCATGCCGGTGGGCTTCTACTACCGTTCCTTCTATAAGCCCAAGGGCATGTGGAAGGTCTGGGAACCGCTGATCCGCAAGAAAGCCGGCCTCGGCGTACTCAACCTCAAGCTGCAGCCGCAGTACCACGACAAGGCCTTCCTGTTCACCGATCTGGCGGTGATCGGCGCCGGCCCGGCCGGCCTGTGCGCGGCGCTGAGCGCTGCCAACGCCGGGGCCAAGGTGCTGCTGATCGAACAGCAGAACTACCTCGGCGGCGCGCTGGCCTGGGCGCGTTTCGACGTCGAAGGCAAACGTGCCGCCGAGCTGCGCGCCGAGCTGTTGGCCGCCGTCGAAGGCCACGCCAATATCCGCATCCTCAAGGAAGCCACCTGCAACGCCTGGTTCACCGACCACTACCTGCCGGTGATTCAGGGCAATCGCATGTACAAGGTGCGTGCCCGCCAGTGCATCGTCGCAGCGGGTGCCTTCGACCAGCCGGTGGTGTTTCGCAACAACGACCTGCCCGGTGTGCTGCTGACCAGCGCCGCGCAGCGCCTGATCAAGCTCTACGCGGTCAAACCGGGCCAGCGCGCCGTGGTACTGACCGGCAACGACGACGGCTACCTGGCTGCTCTCGACCTGCTCGATGCCGGTGTCGAGGTCGCCGCCCTGGTGGACATGCGCGAGCGCGCCGATGACGGCAGCCTGGCCACCGCCCTGCAAACCCGTGGCGTCGCCTGCCATGCCGGCAGCACGGTCTATGAAGCGCTGGGCGACAAGCACCTGAACGCCGTGGACGTGCGCCGCATCACAGGCCAGGGCAAGGTCGCCGACAGCAGCCTGCGCATCGACTGCGACCTGCTGTGCATGTCCGCCGGCTACATGCCGGTGTACCAGTTGCTGTGCCAGGCCGGCGGCAAGCTGGCCTACGACGACGCCAGTGCCTGCTTCAGCCTGTCCGGCCTGCCCAGCGGGCTGCAGGTGGTCGGCTCGGTCAATGGTCGCAACGCCCTTGACGCGCTGCTTGCCGATGCCGCCAACGGCGCCCTGCGTGCACTGGCTGCGCTGGGTCTGGAGGCGGATTCGAGCCCGCGCGAGCTGCCAAGCGAGCCGCGAGTCAACTTCCCCTGGCCGATCTTCCCTCACCCGAAAGGCAAGGATTTCGTCGACTTCGACGAAGACCTGCAAGTGCGTGACATCGTCAACGCCACCCGTCACGGCTACCGCGACGTGCAACTGGTCAAGCGCTTCTCCACCGTCGGCATGGGCCCGTCGCAGGGCCGCCACTCGGCGCTGCCCACCGCGCGCCTGGTGGCCCAGGCCACCGGCCGCAGCGTCAGCGAAACCGGAGTGACCACCGCGCGCCCGCCGTTCTGCCCGGAAACCCTGGCGCAGGTCGCCGGCCGTGGCTTCGATCCGTATCGGCAAACCGCCATGCACGCGCGCCATCTGGAGCTGGGGGCGAAGATGATGCCCGCCGGCATCTGGCAGCGCCCGGCCTACTACGGCAAGCCGGAAGAACGCGAAGCCTGCATGCAGGCCGAAGCGCGCCAGGTGCGCGAGAAGGTCGGCCTGATCGACGTGTCCACCCTGGGCGGCCTCGACGTACGCGGCCCGGACGCCGCCGAGCTGCTCAACCGCCTCTACACCTTCGCCTTCGCCAAGCAACCGGTCGGCCGTTCGCGCTATGCGCTGATGACCAACGAGCACGGCGTGGTGATCGACGATGGCGTCTGCGCACGCTTTGCCGACGAGCACTTCTACGTCAGCGCCACCACCAGCGGTGTGGATCGCGTCTACCAGCAGATGCTCAAGTGGAACGCGCAGTGGCGCCTGAACGTCGACATCACCAACGTCACCGCCGCGCTGGCTGCGGTCAACCTGGCCGGGCCGGACTCGCGCAAGGTGCTGGCCAAACTTTGCGGCGATGTCGACCTGTCCGCCGAGGGCTTCCCCTACCTGGCGGTGCGCCTGGGCACGGTGGCCGGCATTCCCGCCCGCCTGCTGCGGGTCGGTTTCGTCGGCGAACTGGGCTACGAGATTCACGTTCCGGCGCGTTACGGCGAAGCCCTGTGGGATGCGCTGATGGAAGCCGGTCGGGAGTTCGACATTCGCCCATTCGGCGTCGAAACCCAGCGTCTGCTGCGCCTGGAAAAAGGCCACGTGATCATCAGCCAGGACACCGATGGCATGACCAGCCCGGCCGAGATCGACATGAGCTGGGCGATCGCCCGCAGCAAGCCGTTCTTCGTCGGCAAGCGCTCGGTGGAAATCCTCGAAGCGCAGCCGCCGATCCGCAAGCTGGTCGGTTTCACCCTGGCCAAAGGCAGCAGCCAGCCGCTGGAAGGCCATCTGGTGCTCAAGGGGCCGGACATCAGCGGCAACGTCACCTCCTGCGAGTACTCGCAGACCCTCGGCCAGATCATCGGCCTGGCCTACTGCGCGCCCGACCAGGCCGCGGCGGGCCAGCGCCTGCCGATCCGCGTCGAAGGCGGCGAGGTGGTGCAGGCCACGGTGGTGCAACTGCCCTTCTATGACCCTGAAAGCCAACGCCAGGAGCTGTGAGATGACCCTCCAAGCCAATCAATTCGCAGCGCGCAGCCCGCTCTACCGTCTGCAGGCCGGCGCCACCCTCGCCCCGTTCGGCGAGAGCTGCATCGTCACCACCTACGGCCAGAGCGACGAAAGCGCCCTGCTGGGCCACTGCGCACTCATCGACCTGACCAGCCTGGCGCGCTACGGCCTGCGCGGCCCGGCATCTGCCGACTACCTGGGCGCACTGGGCTACCAGCTACCGCAGGCGCCCAACCAGGCGCTGAGTCAGGCCGATGGCAGCCACGTGCTGCGCCTGTCGCAAACCGAGTACCTGCTGCTCGGCAGCCTGCACGATGCCGGCAGCAAAGCGCAGCGCGAGGAAAGCCAGTGGCAGGCCAGCGCCGGCCAGTACCTGCTGCCGCGCCAGGACAGCCATGCCTGGCTGGTGCTGACCGGCACCTGTCAGGCCGAGGTGATGGCCAAGCTTTGCGGCGTCGACCTCAGCCCGCAGGCCTTCGCCGTTGGCCAGGTGGCGCAGACCTCGGCGGCGCGGATCAACGTCATCATCGCCAACCTGCCGCTGGGCGAAGTGCCGTGCCTGCACATCCTCTGCGACCGCGCCTCGGTGCATTACTTCTGGGGCGCGCTGCTCGATGCCATGCAGGAGTTCGGCGGACAGCCGGTCGGGATCGACGCCCTGCCATGAGCTCTTCACTCCCCTCTCCCATTCATGGGAGAGGGGCTGGGGGAGAGGGCAACACAGCTACAAGGGAAGCACCATGAGCATCCAAGAAGACGAGCTGGACTACCGCGTCCCCGCACTGCAACGCGGCCTGAGCATCCTGCAGATGTTCAACGCCAGCGAGCGCAGCCTGAGCAGCAACACCATCGCCGAGCGCCTGGGGGTCAGCGTCTCGGCCATCTACCGCATCCTGGTCACGCTCACCGACATGGGCTACCTGCGCAAGCTCGGCAAGAACAGCTACGAACTGGGCCCGCAGGTGCTCTGCGACGGCTTCGCCTACCTGGCCAGCCGCGACCTGGTGGACATCGCCATGCCGCACCTCAATGCCCTGCGCGACCGCACCTCACTGTCGTGCCACCTGTCCATCCGTGAGCAGACCGAGAGTCTCTACATCGGCCGCGCCTTCGCTGCCCAGCGGCTGTCGGTGAACATCCCCATCGGCACACGCATCCCCTGCCACTGCACGGCCATGGGCCGCATGCTGCTCAGCGGCCTGACGCCCATGGAGCTGGACAAGCTCTACCAGCACGTACGCCTGGACGACTACCCGCCGCCCGCACCGAAGACCCTGCCCGAGCTGCAGCAACTGCTCGAACGCGACCGCGAGCGCGGCTGGGTGATGCACCGCTCCGACTACTCCACGGCGATCGCCTGCGCCGTGCGTGACCACCGCGGTGACGTGGTCGCGGCAATCAACCTCTCCGGCCCGGAAGCGGTGATGGACAGCCCGGTGGCGCGCGAACGTTATCGAGAAAGTCTGCAAACCTGCGCTGACGCCATTTCCCTCGAACTCGGAGGCAAATAATTACCTTCATCGGCGAACGCGCGAAGCTAGCTCAGCGCACCGCCAATAGATCGGCGTCATTTTTTCAACGAAATAC
It encodes:
- a CDS encoding response regulator, which encodes MSRPDHILIVDDDPEIRQLLATYLSEAGYQTSVASQGAEMRKRLEEQLIDLVVLDLMLPGEDGLTLCRELRVRSNIPVIMLTARGTLVDRIVGLEMGADDYLAKPFDPRELLARIKVVLRRTQSFPDRARLDEATSLRFAGWRLDTATRQLRSPAGLVISLGNSDYRVLRLLLQHPNRPLSRDFLLGHAFDKERAPFDRSIDVCISRLRQHLEDDPRAPRLIRTVRNEGYALTVEEVQQA
- a CDS encoding ATP-binding protein encodes the protein MKRLWPDSLFGRLVLILVAGLFAAQILTSSIWYEMRHGQVLEIPTRLLATRLADLILLDRRDPALAVPLIEALQGPDLRLLEAAPPARQLDEADRNREALLRQVIAERTGSTPTLRLLALDVLDPDGHPASLPVLFGTTPASGRFQVELQLPSGPVLYLEAIEEQGWTSASTLSLLLDYLTRIYLLRIIVVVLIALLAVRLVLRPLQRMTGAAEALGQDIHRPPLPVDGPREVRQAAQAFNAMQRRLIDSIAERTRFFAAVSHDLRTPITRLRLRAELLADEATRQRFRDDLQRMEEMVSASLDFLRSGELDDAREPVDMNALLQGLQADFHDLGAQVEIHGNARPLVAHASGLHRCLQNLLENAVRHAGGLIEIQLEDSAEQLRIGIADRGPGIDEALLERVMEPFYRQDEARSESAGGYGLGLSIARQIASAHGGSLTLQPRTGGGLLAVLDLPRRG
- the purU gene encoding formyltetrahydrofolate deformylase, translated to MQHAKHPFVIKISCPATSGIVAAVTSFLADHGCYISEMAQFDDEVSGSFFMRAVFRFNSGFAGDIQLIQDGFVDVAERFEMTWELHDTTEPMRVLLMVSKYDHCLADLLYRHQKGELQMKITAIVSNHLDLRPMAEREGIRFIYLPVTKDTKAQQEAELLKIVDETKTDLVVLARYMQILSDDLCKQLSGRAINIHHSFLPGFKGAKPYHQAFDRGVKLIGATAHYVTSDLDEGPIIEQEVQRVDHNYTPDALVAVGRDTETVALSKAVKYHLEHRVFLNHDKTVIFR
- the folD gene encoding bifunctional methylenetetrahydrofolate dehydrogenase/methenyltetrahydrofolate cyclohydrolase FolD; the protein is MSSKLIDGKAASARVLAEVAADVAVLKGAGIEPALAVVLVGDDPASHVYVRNKVLRANEVGIRSLEYRLGADASAEAVLEVVAGLNADASVNGILVQLPLPAHIDETRVLQAIDPAKDVDGFHSENVGGLSQGRPVLTPCTPAGCMRLLRDTLGDLSGKHAVVVGRSNIVGKPMAALLLAANCSVTVLHSRSVKPEKLCGQADIVVAAVGRPRMIGADWIKPGAVVIDVGINRIDEDGRSRLVGDVDFDAVLPVASAITPVPGGVGPMTIALLMQNTVTAARQQHGLTAQE
- a CDS encoding FAD-dependent oxidoreductase, with amino-acid sequence MPLALLKYGLSSEYPVEVDLPAPKELKPAYDVVIIGGGGHGLATAYYLAKYHGVTNVAVLEKSYLGGGNTARNTAVIRSNYLTSEGVRFYAESVRMFKDLSNEFDFNIMYSERGQLTLAHTDATVRAFRQRAEVNKHFGGRTEMIDRQQIHELVPTLNLDPGHIPVLAGLWHIDGATARHDAVAWGYAKQAAKRGVEIHQLTEVQDFVVENGKVTALKTNRGTVRCGCVVQAVAGASSLLMNKLGIKAPIHTYPLQAMVTQPFKPFLDPLVSSSALHCYVQQTSRGEIVFGGGSDPYPLYNTRSTLDLKESLLAHAIEMFPFMAGAKLMRQWAGSTDMTPDYSPIMGHSPLTNYYLDAGWGTWGFKATPICGKTMAELVASGGKVPELIKPFALERFSTFRQVNEMGATAASH
- a CDS encoding sarcosine oxidase subunit delta, with amino-acid sequence MKIMPCPLNGPRNINEFTYGGELKRMPDPNTCTDAEWADYVFNSENIAGVVTEWWMHNASSYWFLAERHTVSDEILRTFDPKELFDRRVDFAAPASKPQEVSA
- a CDS encoding 2Fe-2S iron-sulfur cluster-binding protein; translated protein: MSADIRLPAPLGLLIDRNRPVSFDFEGTTYQGLAGDSIASALLANQRWLLSRSFKYHRPRGPLSMAGQDANTLVQLPDEPNVLADMQPLSGGLQVTAQNYNGSLDKDRDALLGHFSKFMPVGFYYRSFYKPKGMWKVWEPLIRKKAGLGVLNLKLQPQYHDKAFLFTDLAVIGAGPAGLCAALSAANAGAKVLLIEQQNYLGGALAWARFDVEGKRAAELRAELLAAVEGHANIRILKEATCNAWFTDHYLPVIQGNRMYKVRARQCIVAAGAFDQPVVFRNNDLPGVLLTSAAQRLIKLYAVKPGQRAVVLTGNDDGYLAALDLLDAGVEVAALVDMRERADDGSLATALQTRGVACHAGSTVYEALGDKHLNAVDVRRITGQGKVADSSLRIDCDLLCMSAGYMPVYQLLCQAGGKLAYDDASACFSLSGLPSGLQVVGSVNGRNALDALLADAANGALRALAALGLEADSSPRELPSEPRVNFPWPIFPHPKGKDFVDFDEDLQVRDIVNATRHGYRDVQLVKRFSTVGMGPSQGRHSALPTARLVAQATGRSVSETGVTTARPPFCPETLAQVAGRGFDPYRQTAMHARHLELGAKMMPAGIWQRPAYYGKPEEREACMQAEARQVREKVGLIDVSTLGGLDVRGPDAAELLNRLYTFAFAKQPVGRSRYALMTNEHGVVIDDGVCARFADEHFYVSATTSGVDRVYQQMLKWNAQWRLNVDITNVTAALAAVNLAGPDSRKVLAKLCGDVDLSAEGFPYLAVRLGTVAGIPARLLRVGFVGELGYEIHVPARYGEALWDALMEAGREFDIRPFGVETQRLLRLEKGHVIISQDTDGMTSPAEIDMSWAIARSKPFFVGKRSVEILEAQPPIRKLVGFTLAKGSSQPLEGHLVLKGPDISGNVTSCEYSQTLGQIIGLAYCAPDQAAAGQRLPIRVEGGEVVQATVVQLPFYDPESQRQEL
- a CDS encoding sarcosine oxidase subunit gamma, coding for MTLQANQFAARSPLYRLQAGATLAPFGESCIVTTYGQSDESALLGHCALIDLTSLARYGLRGPASADYLGALGYQLPQAPNQALSQADGSHVLRLSQTEYLLLGSLHDAGSKAQREESQWQASAGQYLLPRQDSHAWLVLTGTCQAEVMAKLCGVDLSPQAFAVGQVAQTSAARINVIIANLPLGEVPCLHILCDRASVHYFWGALLDAMQEFGGQPVGIDALP
- a CDS encoding IclR family transcriptional regulator, translating into MSIQEDELDYRVPALQRGLSILQMFNASERSLSSNTIAERLGVSVSAIYRILVTLTDMGYLRKLGKNSYELGPQVLCDGFAYLASRDLVDIAMPHLNALRDRTSLSCHLSIREQTESLYIGRAFAAQRLSVNIPIGTRIPCHCTAMGRMLLSGLTPMELDKLYQHVRLDDYPPPAPKTLPELQQLLERDRERGWVMHRSDYSTAIACAVRDHRGDVVAAINLSGPEAVMDSPVARERYRESLQTCADAISLELGGK